Proteins found in one Nostoc sp. NIES-3756 genomic segment:
- a CDS encoding transketolase, producing MTVITPKASSALPEFAEGIQYFGEALPDFETYGATPAIESGKVAIADPTDAKAVYQTLLAADALRYLTLQITGSKASGHPGGFASQAEAYAALVMLGYKNIITEVGHHAPGFYSAMFLDRSLEDMGIFTVQQLRDRFREKHGLLGHLSGYIPGILAPAGPLGQGQHFAMAAAKLHPDKLFPFTLGDGGLGEPYIMSAMAHFHTAYPKATNFLPVLVWNGYSQEHHSMVSLKTNAQMTAFWQGNGFDEVVLIDAKEFDDQNQPGDYVDSTAFSFQKRLEFTQAVLVAADKAARSALDGKLTVFIIKQLKGAGVHAKGAKSHNLYPKDTLDAPHIVSALQNRALSPEAWQTVRTNAERAGGGPAAKTVVTEFELPLPDLGTLPLEEYAVGGEAQVSTTAMGRLVGVVGQKDKNFLVTNADGNEASGIGNINQALKIIHPTTDDLYNQAPNGQVYEPLSEDACAGLAVGLSLMGARTLWCSYESFAINGLPIWQTVTQAMAELRRQTPSTITLFTAGALEQGRNGWTHQRPEIEAYFASMMRNGNVFPVFPPDANSIQVCYDWALTTKNKGIVITASKSPLPIRTTFEQTRQGLEEGAIVLHETAGEKKVVFAVIGDMTLIPVFEAAKSLESQGVGVKIVSIINPRRLYRPGDVAWDTCSQPDGGFIDDAKFSQLFGGDALIGVTGGAASMLEPIMLRSNSKRDTFAWKRGETTASAGELMAFNGLTAEALAKRAVELVG from the coding sequence ATGACTGTTATCACACCCAAGGCTTCCTCAGCGCTTCCCGAATTTGCGGAAGGTATTCAATATTTTGGTGAAGCGTTGCCAGATTTTGAAACTTATGGTGCTACACCTGCGATAGAATCGGGCAAAGTAGCGATCGCAGATCCTACAGACGCTAAGGCAGTATATCAAACCTTACTCGCTGCCGATGCCTTACGCTATCTCACACTACAAATTACTGGAAGTAAGGCTTCTGGGCATCCGGGGGGGTTTGCTAGCCAAGCAGAAGCTTATGCAGCTTTGGTCATGCTGGGGTATAAGAATATTATTACCGAAGTCGGACACCACGCCCCTGGATTTTATAGTGCCATGTTCCTCGATCGGTCGCTAGAAGATATGGGCATTTTTACAGTACAACAATTGCGCGATCGCTTCCGTGAAAAGCACGGCTTATTAGGACACCTTTCCGGTTACATCCCCGGTATTCTCGCCCCAGCCGGCCCTTTGGGACAAGGACAACACTTTGCAATGGCGGCGGCAAAGTTACATCCAGACAAATTATTCCCCTTCACCCTCGGCGACGGTGGACTAGGTGAACCCTATATTATGAGTGCAATGGCGCACTTCCACACCGCTTACCCCAAAGCCACCAACTTCCTACCCGTCCTTGTCTGGAATGGGTATAGCCAAGAACATCATAGTATGGTTTCCCTGAAAACCAACGCACAGATGACCGCATTTTGGCAAGGTAACGGTTTTGATGAAGTTGTCTTAATCGATGCCAAAGAGTTTGACGACCAAAACCAACCAGGAGATTATGTAGATAGTACCGCCTTCTCCTTCCAAAAACGTTTGGAATTTACCCAAGCCGTCCTTGTCGCCGCCGATAAAGCCGCCCGTTCCGCCCTGGATGGTAAACTGACAGTATTTATTATCAAACAACTCAAAGGCGCAGGCGTTCACGCCAAAGGTGCAAAATCTCACAACCTCTATCCCAAAGACACCTTAGACGCACCCCATATTGTCAGCGCCTTACAAAACCGTGCATTATCCCCCGAAGCTTGGCAAACAGTGAGAACCAACGCTGAACGCGCAGGTGGTGGCCCCGCAGCCAAAACAGTGGTGACAGAATTTGAACTACCATTACCAGATTTAGGTACATTACCCTTAGAAGAATATGCAGTAGGTGGGGAAGCCCAAGTTTCTACCACCGCAATGGGGCGACTGGTGGGTGTAGTCGGACAAAAAGATAAAAACTTCCTCGTCACCAACGCCGACGGAAACGAAGCATCGGGTATTGGTAACATCAACCAAGCCTTAAAAATCATCCACCCCACCACCGACGACTTATATAACCAAGCACCAAACGGACAAGTTTACGAACCCTTGAGTGAAGATGCTTGTGCAGGTTTAGCTGTTGGCTTATCCTTGATGGGTGCAAGAACCCTCTGGTGTTCCTATGAGTCTTTCGCCATCAACGGCTTACCAATATGGCAAACCGTCACCCAAGCAATGGCAGAATTACGCCGCCAAACACCCTCAACAATTACCCTATTTACTGCTGGTGCATTAGAACAAGGACGCAACGGATGGACACACCAACGTCCAGAAATTGAAGCTTACTTTGCTTCGATGATGCGGAACGGTAATGTATTTCCTGTATTCCCCCCGGATGCTAACAGTATCCAAGTCTGTTATGACTGGGCGTTAACTACAAAAAATAAGGGAATTGTCATCACTGCAAGTAAATCACCCTTACCAATTCGTACTACGTTTGAACAAACCCGCCAAGGTTTAGAAGAGGGTGCAATAGTATTACATGAAACTGCGGGTGAGAAGAAAGTTGTGTTTGCCGTAATTGGCGATATGACATTAATTCCTGTGTTTGAAGCAGCGAAATCTTTAGAAAGTCAAGGTGTAGGAGTGAAGATAGTTTCTATCATCAACCCCCGCCGTTTATATCGTCCCGGTGATGTGGCTTGGGACACCTGTTCACAACCCGATGGTGGTTTTATTGATGATGCTAAATTCTCCCAATTATTTGGCGGTGATGCGTTAATTGGTGTGACTGGTGGTGCAGCATCGATGTTAGAACCCATCATGTTGCGGAGTAACAGCAAGCGCGACACCTTCGCCTGGAAGCGTGGGGAAACTACAGCCAGTGCAGGCGAGTTGATGGCTTTCAATGGTTTGACTGCTGAGGCTTTGGCGAAGCGGGCTGTTGAGTTAGTGGGTTAA